From the genome of Streptomyces sp. NBC_01341, one region includes:
- a CDS encoding GntR family transcriptional regulator has translation MGADGGSSTGETGAGTRTARVPKYYRLKRHLLEMTDTMPPGTPVPPERTLAAEFDTSRTTVRQALQELVVEGRLERIQGKGTFVAKPKVSQALQLTSYTEDMRAQGLEPTSQLLDIGYVTADDTLAGLLDITAGGRVLRIERLRLASGEPMAIETTHLSAKRFPALRRSLVKYTSLYTALAEVYDVRLAEAEETIETSLATPREAGLLGTDVGLPMLMLSRHSVDGHGEPVEWVRSVYRGDRYKFVARLKRPTD, from the coding sequence ATGGGTGCCGACGGGGGCAGCAGTACGGGCGAGACCGGTGCGGGTACGCGCACGGCACGCGTGCCCAAGTACTACCGGCTCAAGAGGCATCTGCTGGAGATGACGGACACCATGCCGCCCGGCACCCCCGTGCCGCCCGAGAGGACACTGGCCGCCGAGTTCGACACCTCTCGCACCACGGTGCGCCAGGCGCTCCAGGAGCTGGTCGTCGAGGGCCGGCTGGAACGCATCCAGGGCAAGGGGACGTTCGTCGCCAAGCCGAAGGTCTCACAGGCCCTGCAACTCACCTCGTACACCGAGGACATGCGCGCCCAGGGCCTCGAACCCACGTCCCAGCTCCTGGACATCGGATACGTGACGGCGGACGACACGCTCGCCGGACTGCTGGACATCACCGCCGGAGGAAGGGTGCTGCGGATCGAGCGACTGCGGCTCGCCAGCGGTGAGCCGATGGCCATCGAGACCACGCACCTATCGGCGAAGCGCTTCCCCGCGCTCCGCCGCTCACTGGTGAAGTACACGTCGCTCTACACCGCGCTCGCGGAGGTGTACGACGTCCGGCTCGCCGAGGCCGAGGAGACCATCGAGACCTCGCTCGCCACGCCGCGCGAGGCCGGGCTGCTGGGTACGGACGTCGGGCTTCCGATGCTCATGCTGTCCCGCCACTCGGTCGACGGGCACGGCGAGCCGGTGGAGTGGGTGCGCTCGGTCTACCGGGGCGACCGGTACAAGTTCGTCGCCCGCCTGAAGCGCCCCACCGACTGA